In Bdellovibrio sp. ArHS, the sequence CGAGACAGCGCCGCCGAAGCCGGACAAGTACTTGAATAAGTGACAACCACTTCAACGAAATATTTTTTCCCACCCTCTTTATTGAAAGAGGAAAGGATCACCGGATACGATCGCCATGCTTGATTGGCGCTCTTCAGGGCTTTACGCACCAGAGGCGCTTCAAATTGCACTTGCACCAGGGCTTGCGTGGAAAGGTCGGCGTGTGTGTGCAGAAATTCGTCCGTCGCCTGCCCTAGGAGCCCCAAAGACATTTCGTTTTTCGACAAAATTTCTTGTGTGATTAGATAAAGTCGCGACATGTGAATCCCGCGCGACGGAGTCTTATCAAGACTGACTTTGGCATCCACACGAGCAGGAATACGATAGACGCCATCGGCCTGTCGCAACAACAAGGGCAATTCAATCGAGCCCATTCCAACCCAATCAATCGGAGCGTATTTTTCAGCGTGAGTTTCTTTGGCCACATCGGGCAGAGTTTTTTTCGTCATACTACTTTTCAGTTCTTTTCGAATAACCTGGTTTACCAGGGATAACCTGTTTACCGTATTTTAAGGTGGTTGGCTCTTAAATTATAGTTTTTACAGCCATTTTGACATATAGTTGAAACCCTATGGCTGAAAAACAATTGATCCTCGCAAGCACCTCGAAGTATCGCCAAGAGCTTCTTTCTCGATTGGCTTACAGCTTCACTGCCACGCCGCCTCTTATTGATGAAGAAAACGAGAAAGATCCTAACCTTTCCCCCCAGCAACTGGCGGAAAAACTGGCTCTTCTAAAAGCGGCGAGCCTCAAAGGCCCTGGAAAAGTCGTCATTGGTGGGGACCAACTCGTGGCCTTTGAGGGACGTATTCTTGGCAAAGCGCACAGCAAGGAAAAGGCGATGGACCAGCTCTTCTCAATGCAGGGAAAGACGCACGAGTTGATCACCGCGATCTGCGTTTTTGACGGCGACAAGATGATTCCCCACACGGACATCACCCGCATGCATATGAAAAAACTTTCTCGCGAACAGATCGAACGTTATGTGAATCTGGATATGCCGACGGACTGTGCTGGCAGTTATAAAATAGAAAAGCATGGCATCATGCTTTTTGATAGCATCGAAAGCCAAGATTTCACGGCGATTCAAGGATTGCCCTTGATTGCCCTGAGTAAAATATTAGAGAATGCAGGATTATGACAGACACACAAAAAAAACTTTTCGATGCCGCTTGTATTGCGCAAAAAAAAGCGCACGCCCCTTACTCTAATGCTCTGATTGGCGCTGCCGTTTTAATGAGCGACGGTTCCATTCATTCTGGCTGCAATG encodes:
- a CDS encoding nucleoside triphosphate pyrophosphatase translates to MAEKQLILASTSKYRQELLSRLAYSFTATPPLIDEENEKDPNLSPQQLAEKLALLKAASLKGPGKVVIGGDQLVAFEGRILGKAHSKEKAMDQLFSMQGKTHELITAICVFDGDKMIPHTDITRMHMKKLSREQIERYVNLDMPTDCAGSYKIEKHGIMLFDSIESQDFTAIQGLPLIALSKILENAGL
- the folE2 gene encoding GTP cyclohydrolase FolE2; translation: MTKKTLPDVAKETHAEKYAPIDWVGMGSIELPLLLRQADGVYRIPARVDAKVSLDKTPSRGIHMSRLYLITQEILSKNEMSLGLLGQATDEFLHTHADLSTQALVQVQFEAPLVRKALKSANQAWRSYPVILSSFNKEGGKKYFVEVVVTYSSTCPASAALSRQLIQDSFKQQFADRSLDFDIVHSWLGTPQGIVATPHAQRSFARVKVEVGPDYNYGELIDVVEEALQTAVQGAVKREDEQEFALRNGQNLMFCEDAARRVKEALDAKADIHDYVAEFSHVESLHPHNAVSHISKGKNLRSF